The Candidatus Hydrogenedentota bacterium genome includes a window with the following:
- the trkA gene encoding Trk system potassium transporter TrkA — protein MNICIAGGGRVGFHLARLLSIENHDVTVIEASPSRVEEIDFALDVRTVTGNASSILLLKEAAVDEADVFVAATGTDEVNLIAAATAKSLGAKQVVARVDNAEYIESNILYETVLGIDYLLSPDALSALDIGRYIESPGIVATETFGRGVVQLQQIRVTKSPTTSGKRLRDVNMPPGVLLGVISRKGATLIPHGDSIVEPGDLITLIGRREHMDSVKALFHGTEPRMDHVVIMGGASIGLHLAQMLEKSKYSVTLLDSNPENCKKLATILGRTTVVCRNGNSRTELEEEHIEDADVFIAATEDDERNIMAGVLAKEVGATRAIAVVHEPDFASLVSKLGIDHVVTPRASLANRVLKLVHLKSVQSIAVLEEGQVEIVEFAVDGGVPIIGKTLKEVFESRRGTRGALVASILRGDQVIVPHGDDEIQAGDSIILIATPDSLDGVLKLFRQR, from the coding sequence ATGAACATATGCATTGCGGGCGGCGGACGCGTGGGATTTCACCTGGCCCGTTTGCTGAGCATTGAGAATCACGATGTGACGGTTATCGAGGCGAGTCCAAGCCGCGTTGAAGAAATCGATTTTGCCCTCGACGTGCGTACTGTAACGGGCAACGCGTCTTCGATACTCCTGTTGAAGGAAGCCGCGGTTGACGAAGCGGACGTCTTCGTTGCCGCCACGGGCACCGACGAGGTGAATCTCATTGCCGCGGCGACCGCAAAGAGCCTCGGGGCAAAACAGGTGGTCGCCCGCGTAGACAATGCCGAGTATATCGAGTCCAACATCCTTTACGAAACAGTGCTCGGGATCGATTATCTCTTGAGTCCGGATGCGCTTTCCGCACTCGACATAGGGCGCTATATCGAAAGCCCCGGAATAGTGGCTACAGAAACCTTCGGGCGAGGGGTGGTGCAGCTGCAACAGATACGGGTCACGAAATCGCCCACAACCAGCGGAAAGAGGTTGCGCGATGTGAACATGCCTCCGGGGGTGCTGCTCGGAGTGATCAGCCGCAAGGGCGCAACGTTGATTCCGCACGGCGATTCGATCGTTGAACCGGGCGACCTGATCACGCTTATCGGACGGCGCGAACACATGGATTCCGTGAAGGCGCTGTTTCATGGAACCGAGCCGCGCATGGACCACGTCGTGATTATGGGCGGGGCCAGCATCGGGCTCCATCTGGCGCAAATGCTAGAGAAGAGCAAATACTCCGTTACGCTTCTGGACTCGAATCCGGAGAACTGCAAGAAACTGGCCACGATACTGGGCCGGACAACGGTGGTGTGCCGGAATGGCAATAGCCGAACGGAACTCGAGGAAGAACACATAGAAGATGCCGACGTGTTCATTGCCGCGACGGAAGACGATGAGCGCAACATCATGGCGGGCGTGCTGGCAAAGGAAGTTGGCGCCACGCGCGCGATCGCGGTCGTGCACGAGCCCGATTTCGCGTCTCTGGTCAGCAAGCTCGGTATCGACCATGTTGTCACGCCGCGTGCAAGTTTGGCCAACCGTGTACTGAAGCTGGTTCACCTGAAGAGCGTGCAGTCCATCGCGGTCTTGGAGGAAGGACAGGTCGAGATCGTCGAATTCGCGGTGGACGGCGGGGTCCCGATCATAGGCAAGACCCTCAAGGAGGTGTTCGAGTCGCGCCGGGGGACGCGCGGCGCGCTGGTGGCAAGCATTCTTCGGGGCGACCAAGTCATTGTGCCTCATGGGGACGATGAGATTCAGGCGGGCGACTCCATTATTCTGATCGCCACGCCGGATTCTCTCGACGGGGTTCTTAAACTTTTCAGGCAGCGATGA
- a CDS encoding sigma-70 family RNA polymerase sigma factor, whose protein sequence is MAKTVDNTNRRSHEFEQLVLDHMDMLYAVALRLTRNPADAQDLTQNTVVKALRFHDKFQKGTYIKAWLLTILRNTFINDYRRKARRPVFVELSGAEPSQDIPPDPEVGYEPRERTGRELLELLDDEVKRAVETLPHDFREAVIMADLEDMSYKEIAEAMDCPLGTVMSRLYRGRKLLRESLYDYAKDLRLVDKNTPKQEA, encoded by the coding sequence TTGGCGAAGACAGTAGACAACACGAACCGGCGGTCGCATGAATTCGAGCAGCTTGTTCTGGACCACATGGACATGCTGTACGCGGTAGCCTTGCGTCTCACCCGCAATCCAGCTGATGCCCAGGATTTGACCCAGAATACGGTGGTCAAGGCGCTCCGTTTCCATGACAAGTTCCAGAAGGGCACCTATATTAAGGCATGGTTGCTTACCATCTTGCGTAATACCTTCATCAACGACTACCGGCGTAAGGCGCGCAGACCCGTGTTTGTCGAACTGTCGGGTGCCGAACCGTCGCAGGATATCCCGCCCGATCCGGAGGTCGGTTACGAACCGCGGGAACGAACCGGAAGAGAGCTTCTAGAGCTCCTGGATGACGAGGTCAAGCGTGCCGTCGAGACTCTCCCCCATGATTTCCGGGAGGCTGTCATCATGGCCGACCTGGAAGACATGTCCTACAAGGAAATCGCCGAGGCCATGGACTGCCCACTCGGAACGGTAATGTCGCGGCTCTACAGGGGACGTAAACTCCTGCGGGAGAGTCTTTACGACTACGCTAAGGACCTGCGCCTGGTTGACAAGAATACCCCCAAGCAAGAGGCCTGA
- a CDS encoding C45 family autoproteolytic acyltransferase/hydrolase — MNLNYRLWISLFVVAIVLSACGGPKDAGVSKPEPGAPTVAPAQPPETPEAAAVPPPSEDAQKGLAAAVAAPPEPLDYQPAVLVPETTELLDEEGAGKLYRAGELLVCVMKGPHRDMGFQHGRLLAQKIRHITKEGYLQRALYSNGYSPEYSLEQASRMAKHFPPQYIEEINGIVEGLKAAGVEDVTYEELLIAACVAELLHHDPNAPPGCSNFAVFGQWTPDGRLLHARNLDWTIGKGAQEDAVTLVWQPQGGEPFMMITYAGAIGGVSGMNSQQITIGEMTVSSPEESFDGIPLQIIMRMVLEQAATLEQAVGVVQKGPRTLGWNFVIGDGKIPDVRALEVDYNTVDVFTPSDPHETPEMGHEPIPDAIRRTNHPCGEIQQRKLVEAMGSEIGIDGSNWEAAKPLTKAFLQQQNTFHRYIWLGEQIQARPHAVDVETALALLANGPVAAGNTLHSFVFDPGNRVAYIANAAVNPPVTAWKTTYTKLDLSAWF, encoded by the coding sequence ATGAACCTCAATTACCGGCTTTGGATTTCCCTGTTCGTTGTGGCCATTGTGCTTTCGGCGTGCGGCGGTCCAAAAGACGCCGGCGTTTCCAAACCCGAGCCGGGGGCGCCAACCGTGGCCCCCGCTCAACCGCCTGAAACACCCGAGGCAGCGGCTGTCCCTCCACCATCCGAAGATGCGCAGAAAGGCCTGGCCGCTGCCGTGGCGGCGCCGCCTGAGCCCCTTGATTACCAGCCCGCTGTTCTCGTTCCAGAAACGACCGAGTTGCTCGACGAGGAAGGCGCCGGCAAGCTCTATCGCGCGGGCGAACTGCTTGTGTGCGTCATGAAAGGCCCGCACAGGGATATGGGCTTCCAGCACGGGCGTCTCCTTGCACAGAAGATCCGGCACATCACGAAAGAGGGCTACCTCCAGCGTGCCCTGTACAGCAACGGATATAGTCCGGAATACTCGCTTGAACAGGCCAGCCGCATGGCAAAGCACTTTCCGCCGCAATACATCGAGGAGATAAACGGGATCGTGGAAGGCCTCAAGGCTGCGGGCGTTGAGGATGTCACATACGAGGAGCTGCTCATTGCGGCGTGCGTGGCCGAGTTGCTTCACCACGATCCGAACGCCCCGCCTGGCTGCTCCAATTTCGCCGTCTTTGGACAATGGACCCCCGACGGACGCCTGCTGCATGCGCGCAACCTTGACTGGACCATCGGCAAGGGAGCGCAGGAGGATGCCGTAACGCTCGTCTGGCAGCCACAAGGCGGCGAGCCGTTCATGATGATCACCTATGCCGGGGCAATTGGCGGCGTCAGCGGGATGAACTCGCAACAGATTACCATCGGAGAAATGACCGTTTCCTCTCCCGAGGAGAGCTTTGACGGTATTCCCCTCCAGATCATCATGCGCATGGTGCTCGAGCAAGCCGCCACCCTCGAGCAGGCCGTGGGCGTTGTCCAGAAGGGTCCCCGCACGCTCGGGTGGAATTTCGTTATTGGTGATGGAAAAATCCCCGACGTCCGCGCACTCGAGGTCGACTATAACACCGTCGACGTCTTCACTCCTTCCGATCCTCATGAGACCCCCGAAATGGGTCACGAGCCGATCCCCGACGCGATTCGGCGCACGAATCATCCTTGCGGGGAAATCCAACAGCGGAAACTTGTCGAGGCGATGGGGTCTGAAATCGGGATAGACGGAAGCAACTGGGAAGCGGCGAAACCACTGACCAAGGCATTTCTGCAGCAGCAGAACACGTTTCATCGCTACATATGGCTTGGCGAACAGATCCAGGCCCGACCCCATGCCGTGGATGTGGAAACAGCCCTGGCTCTTCTAGCAAACGGACCGGTTGCCGCGGGCAACACGCTTCATTCCTTTGTTTTTGACCCCGGAAACAGGGTTGCCTACATCGCCAACGCAGCGGTCAACCCCCCGGTAACCGCTTGGAAGACAACGTATACAAAACTCGATCTATCCGCATGGTTTTAG
- a CDS encoding CTP synthase, translating into MPSYVFVTGGVVSSVGKGIAAASLGMLLESRGLKVAMMKMDPYINVDPGTMNPYEHGEVFVTDDGAETDLDLGHYQRFTRAKLSRKSNVTTGSVYNTVIQKERRGEYLGKTVQVIPHITDEIKARIRMLTAEPEDDADIAIIEIGGTVGDIESQPFLEAIRQFNLEAKPAPCCFVHVTLLPYIDAAGELKTKPTQHSVRALRDIGIQPDLICCRTGKRTIGPDQRRKIAMFCNVTEDAIIGAQDISPIYAIPLSLHGQGMDQAVLNVLRIDAPPAALDEWRDLVERMKHPKDEVRIAAVGKYVAHEDAYKSINEAFSHAGVANDCKVRLEWIDSEQFENGISPEEVLEDFDGILIGPGFGKRGVEGKVRAVQYLREKKKPFLGICLGMQIACIEIARNLLGLKEANSTEFEPETPHPVISLLTEQKGVKDMGGTMRLGAYRCVLRSGTKAHEAYGMDMITERHRHRYEFNNVYREQFEQAGLTFSGVHPRKEHELVEIAELREHPWFCASQFHPEFKSTPLKAQPLFREFVRAALAEKKSRGK; encoded by the coding sequence ATGCCTAGTTACGTCTTTGTCACGGGGGGCGTCGTGTCGTCGGTGGGCAAGGGGATCGCAGCCGCCAGCCTTGGGATGCTGCTCGAGTCGCGCGGCCTGAAAGTGGCGATGATGAAGATGGACCCCTATATCAACGTTGACCCTGGCACGATGAATCCCTACGAACACGGCGAGGTATTCGTGACGGACGACGGGGCGGAGACCGACCTCGATCTGGGCCATTATCAAAGGTTTACCCGCGCGAAATTGTCGCGAAAGAGCAATGTCACGACGGGGAGCGTCTACAACACGGTCATACAGAAGGAGCGGCGCGGCGAATACCTGGGGAAGACCGTGCAGGTTATTCCGCATATCACGGACGAGATCAAGGCCAGGATACGCATGCTTACCGCGGAGCCCGAGGATGACGCCGACATCGCGATCATCGAGATCGGGGGCACTGTAGGCGACATCGAAAGCCAGCCGTTTCTGGAGGCCATCCGCCAGTTCAACCTCGAGGCGAAACCTGCGCCGTGCTGCTTTGTACATGTAACGCTGCTTCCGTATATTGACGCCGCGGGCGAACTCAAGACCAAACCCACCCAGCACAGTGTGCGCGCGCTGCGCGACATCGGTATCCAGCCGGACCTTATCTGCTGCCGGACTGGGAAACGCACGATAGGCCCGGACCAGCGGCGCAAGATCGCCATGTTCTGCAACGTGACCGAAGATGCCATCATCGGCGCACAGGATATTTCACCGATCTATGCCATTCCACTGAGTCTGCATGGGCAGGGCATGGATCAGGCCGTTCTGAATGTCTTGCGGATCGACGCGCCGCCAGCCGCCCTGGACGAGTGGCGGGACTTGGTCGAGCGCATGAAGCACCCGAAGGACGAGGTCCGGATCGCCGCGGTCGGAAAGTACGTGGCTCATGAGGACGCCTACAAGAGCATCAACGAGGCATTCAGCCACGCTGGCGTGGCAAATGACTGCAAGGTTCGGCTGGAATGGATAGACTCGGAGCAGTTCGAGAACGGGATCTCTCCCGAGGAGGTTCTGGAGGATTTCGACGGGATTCTGATTGGCCCCGGATTCGGCAAGCGTGGTGTTGAAGGCAAGGTGCGTGCGGTGCAATACTTGCGTGAGAAGAAGAAGCCGTTTTTGGGCATTTGCCTGGGTATGCAAATCGCATGCATCGAAATTGCGCGAAATCTGTTAGGATTGAAGGAGGCGAACTCCACCGAGTTCGAGCCGGAGACCCCGCACCCGGTGATCAGTCTTTTGACCGAGCAGAAAGGCGTGAAAGACATGGGCGGCACCATGCGGCTTGGCGCATACCGGTGTGTTTTGAGGTCGGGAACCAAAGCGCACGAAGCGTACGGGATGGACATGATCACCGAGCGTCACCGGCACCGCTACGAATTCAACAACGTCTATCGCGAGCAATTTGAACAGGCCGGGCTGACCTTCAGCGGCGTGCATCCGCGAAAGGAGCACGAATTGGTCGAGATTGCGGAGCTGCGGGAGCATCCCTGGTTTTGCGCGTCTCAGTTTCATCCCGAGTTCAAGAGTACCCCCTTGAAAGCCCAACCGCTCTTCAGGGAGTTTGTAAGAGCGGCATTGGCGGAAAAGAAGTCGCGTGGCAAGTAA
- the kdsB gene encoding 3-deoxy-manno-octulosonate cytidylyltransferase, with amino-acid sequence MPKSASPVVLGVIPARYGSTRFEGKVIAPLLGKPLVVHVYERALRARHVSRAVIATDDERVREAVAPFGAEVVMTRADHPSGTDRIAEAVADSDADIIANIQGDEPLIDPRVIDATIQPLLDDPHVPMSTARCLIRDQESVENPNVVKVVCDSKGRALYFSRWPVPYVRGEKPDVSFGCYWQHIGLYVYQRAFLLEYARMAPTPLEQLEKLEQLRALENGYPISVVDTEYESVGVDTREDLQRVEEFLRQQAGENRTNA; translated from the coding sequence ATGCCAAAATCCGCATCGCCCGTTGTGTTGGGAGTGATCCCCGCGCGTTACGGCTCTACGCGTTTCGAGGGAAAAGTGATCGCTCCTCTGCTTGGAAAACCTCTCGTCGTACACGTCTACGAGCGTGCGCTGCGTGCGAGGCATGTGTCGAGGGCAGTCATTGCCACCGACGACGAGCGCGTTCGTGAGGCGGTGGCGCCGTTCGGGGCGGAAGTCGTCATGACCCGCGCGGACCATCCCAGCGGCACGGACCGGATTGCCGAGGCCGTGGCGGACTCAGACGCGGATATCATCGCGAATATCCAGGGCGACGAACCGTTGATCGACCCCAGGGTGATTGACGCCACCATCCAGCCGTTGTTGGATGATCCCCATGTGCCGATGTCTACCGCGCGCTGTCTGATACGGGACCAGGAATCGGTAGAGAACCCGAATGTGGTAAAGGTGGTCTGCGATTCGAAGGGTCGCGCGCTGTATTTTTCGCGGTGGCCGGTTCCGTATGTGCGCGGCGAGAAACCGGACGTTTCTTTCGGATGTTATTGGCAGCACATCGGCCTGTACGTGTACCAGCGGGCGTTTTTGCTCGAATATGCGCGGATGGCGCCCACGCCGCTGGAGCAGTTGGAAAAGCTTGAACAGCTGCGGGCACTGGAGAACGGCTACCCGATCTCGGTGGTCGATACGGAGTACGAAAGCGTGGGTGTGGACACGCGTGAGGATCTGCAGCGGGTCGAGGAGTTCCTACGGCAGCAAGCAGGGGAGAACCGCACTAATGCCTAG
- a CDS encoding DUF1559 domain-containing protein: protein MKKKGFTLIELLVVIAIIGILAAILLPALSRAREAARRASCANNLKQLGLVLKMYANESKGERYPAVCEADGYPGVNCDPIPGVPNALLPAGGDAATAYSFFIPAVMPEYLTDGNVLVCPSESDPGLINNPASDEPWLHVPCDEFGLDNYGDKPGGWAAADESYYYLGYVLDRADAEDIDSSVLNAFGPDVPPPPGLVSAQVVAALGFIEAVHLMATTPPIFATQMALLDNDIDLGSSYVGAVSAMIGVPLVNMGYGNGGTNTIYRLREGIERFMITDINNPAGSAMAQSELPIMSDLVATVAALYNHVPGGANVLYMDGHVEFIRYPGKDFVSPGMATVVGVAG, encoded by the coding sequence ATGAAAAAGAAAGGATTTACGCTGATTGAGCTGCTGGTAGTGATCGCCATCATCGGCATCCTGGCCGCCATACTACTACCAGCGCTTTCCCGCGCACGCGAAGCCGCACGCCGGGCAAGCTGCGCGAACAATCTCAAACAGTTAGGCCTCGTGCTCAAGATGTATGCCAACGAAAGCAAAGGCGAGAGGTATCCCGCGGTATGTGAGGCTGATGGCTATCCCGGAGTGAATTGCGACCCCATTCCGGGTGTGCCGAATGCCCTGTTGCCGGCTGGAGGTGATGCAGCCACGGCTTACTCGTTCTTCATTCCCGCCGTCATGCCCGAGTACCTGACCGACGGCAATGTGCTTGTATGCCCCTCGGAATCCGATCCCGGTTTGATCAATAACCCGGCTTCGGATGAGCCCTGGCTGCACGTCCCGTGCGACGAGTTTGGTCTCGACAATTACGGAGACAAGCCGGGCGGCTGGGCAGCGGCGGACGAAAGCTACTACTATCTTGGATATGTTCTTGACCGGGCCGATGCCGAAGATATCGATTCGTCCGTATTGAATGCCTTTGGGCCGGATGTGCCCCCGCCCCCCGGGCTTGTCTCCGCTCAGGTGGTGGCAGCGTTGGGTTTCATCGAGGCGGTTCACCTGATGGCGACCACTCCGCCTATCTTCGCAACGCAGATGGCCCTGCTGGATAACGACATCGATCTCGGCAGCTCGTATGTCGGGGCCGTGTCAGCAATGATTGGTGTGCCGCTGGTAAACATGGGCTATGGCAATGGCGGAACGAACACCATTTACCGCCTGCGCGAAGGTATCGAGCGGTTCATGATCACCGATATCAATAACCCCGCGGGGTCAGCTATGGCCCAAAGCGAATTGCCGATCATGTCCGATTTGGTTGCTACTGTCGCGGCACTGTACAACCACGTACCCGGCGGCGCCAATGTGCTCTACATGGACGGCCATGTGGAGTTCATCCGCTACCCCGGGAAAGACTTCGTATCTCCAGGTATGGCCACTGTTGTAGGCGTGGCAGGGTAA
- a CDS encoding DUF1559 domain-containing protein has protein sequence MNKRGFTLIELLVVIAIIGILAAILLPALARAREAARRASCANNLKQWGLIFKMYANEAKGEMWPPCYIGIPPITYNCNGGPPPYGEQGTGDPVMSLGPRPATLYPEYWTDPLIAVCPSDANSMAYGDSIEESMWDRWTGDPIIAVDCAEGWMGSNAIDNSYHYMGYPLDNIGMEDPADQIDSAILNPLILAFGGTPPPQSGPVPIQAVAWLYAVANELMGLSGLNSWATMGDYDVSNYPNIGMSGFVGAGNSGGNTIYKLREGIERFMITDINNPAGSAMAQSELPVMWDTVSTEVGEYNHIPGGSNVLYMDGHVEFMRYSQNGPGPANKGFALVVGVLNTAEL, from the coding sequence ATGAACAAACGAGGCTTCACGCTGATTGAACTCCTTGTTGTCATCGCGATCATTGGGATTCTCGCGGCAATTCTATTGCCCGCCTTAGCGCGGGCCAGGGAAGCGGCTCGGCGTGCGAGTTGCGCGAATAATCTCAAGCAATGGGGTTTAATCTTTAAGATGTACGCCAATGAGGCAAAGGGCGAAATGTGGCCGCCCTGTTATATTGGGATTCCTCCGATCACGTACAACTGCAATGGCGGGCCTCCGCCGTACGGCGAGCAGGGCACAGGCGACCCGGTGATGAGCCTGGGACCCCGGCCGGCCACGCTTTATCCCGAATACTGGACCGATCCGTTGATCGCCGTATGCCCTTCCGACGCCAATTCGATGGCCTATGGTGACAGCATTGAGGAATCCATGTGGGACCGCTGGACCGGCGATCCGATCATTGCGGTGGACTGCGCCGAAGGTTGGATGGGGTCTAACGCGATCGACAACAGCTACCACTACATGGGGTATCCGTTGGACAATATCGGCATGGAAGACCCGGCGGATCAGATCGATTCGGCGATCCTGAATCCGCTCATTCTGGCTTTTGGAGGCACGCCGCCGCCGCAGTCGGGGCCGGTTCCTATTCAGGCGGTCGCATGGCTCTATGCTGTCGCGAATGAACTCATGGGACTGAGCGGCCTCAATTCCTGGGCCACCATGGGTGACTACGACGTGTCGAATTACCCGAACATCGGCATGAGCGGCTTCGTCGGCGCAGGCAATTCTGGAGGCAACACGATTTACAAGCTGCGCGAAGGTATTGAGCGGTTCATGATCACCGACATCAACAATCCCGCAGGGTCCGCCATGGCTCAGAGCGAGCTGCCTGTCATGTGGGATACGGTCTCGACCGAGGTGGGCGAGTACAACCATATTCCGGGCGGCTCGAATGTGCTGTATATGGACGGGCACGTCGAATTCATGCGCTATTCGCAAAATGGTCCCGGACCCGCAAACAAGGGTTTCGCGTTGGTCGTGGGAGTGCTGAATACCGCCGAACTGTAA
- a CDS encoding lytic transglycosylase domain-containing protein: MGHLLQLRYLLIAAGAAFLASVVPVWADPPVLGNVDQTSREELIREMETRREAIQRRRAGQTLRAFVNKEGVLTLTNKLGKYRGDPGYTEIEIDYEPIVVAKKYKRYTSPTEYNQSAIESLVADYARQYGLQESLIYAVIRVESNGDPNAVSRAGARGLMQLMPGTAKEMGVTNIIDPAQNIAGGTQYLSKLIKFFEGDVRLALAGYNAGPENVRKYGGIPPFRETQDYVRSVLHWWRVYNSTSARPEYLYGAPKSLAEYAKKTPQDSQKTPASLVAGKKSEGGKNEQLARAEIEGAREYTVHFTDGTSQPADKVISGEDHYYIQYQGVTRRVRKEHVKTIS; the protein is encoded by the coding sequence ATGGGCCATCTTCTCCAACTACGTTACCTTCTCATAGCCGCGGGGGCGGCATTCTTGGCCAGCGTCGTGCCCGTGTGGGCCGACCCGCCAGTGCTTGGGAATGTTGACCAAACCTCGCGCGAGGAGCTCATTCGCGAGATGGAGACCCGGCGCGAAGCTATCCAGAGACGCCGGGCCGGTCAGACGCTGCGGGCATTCGTCAATAAAGAGGGGGTCTTGACGCTGACCAACAAGCTGGGGAAATACCGCGGCGACCCGGGGTATACCGAGATCGAGATAGACTACGAACCGATTGTTGTCGCGAAGAAGTATAAGCGCTACACCTCGCCCACCGAATACAACCAATCGGCCATTGAAAGCCTTGTAGCCGACTACGCCAGGCAATATGGCCTTCAGGAAAGCCTCATCTATGCCGTGATTCGCGTGGAGAGCAATGGCGACCCGAATGCGGTGTCCCGCGCCGGCGCCCGCGGGCTCATGCAGCTCATGCCCGGAACCGCCAAAGAGATGGGGGTCACGAATATTATCGACCCTGCCCAGAATATCGCCGGCGGCACCCAGTACCTTTCGAAACTCATCAAGTTCTTTGAAGGGGATGTCCGCCTGGCATTGGCCGGATACAATGCGGGCCCCGAAAACGTCAGGAAATACGGCGGGATTCCTCCATTTCGCGAAACCCAGGATTATGTGCGGAGCGTGTTGCATTGGTGGCGTGTGTACAACAGTACGTCTGCCCGGCCCGAGTACTTGTACGGCGCTCCGAAATCGCTCGCCGAATACGCCAAGAAAACGCCGCAAGATTCCCAAAAGACCCCGGCGTCCCTGGTCGCGGGCAAGAAATCCGAGGGAGGGAAGAACGAGCAGCTTGCACGCGCGGAAATCGAGGGCGCCCGCGAATACACCGTTCACTTCACCGACGGCACGAGCCAGCCCGCCGACAAGGTCATTTCCGGAGAGGATCATTACTATATCCAGTACCAAGGCGTAACAAGGCGCGTTCGCAAGGAACACGTCAAGACCATCAGCTAG
- a CDS encoding CinA family protein, whose product MVTPPRTLEEQAVGILSREKLWLVTAESCTGGLIAHRITNVAGASECFLGGIVAYSNALKMALLGVSPGTLAGVGAVSEEVAREMAEGARDRYRADVSLAVTGIAGPGGGSPGKPVGLVYIAVAWPGGCDVVRAKFTGKRSDIKQQTADTALNILWERIQ is encoded by the coding sequence ATGGTTACGCCACCACGGACATTGGAAGAGCAAGCGGTTGGGATTCTTTCCCGCGAAAAGCTCTGGCTGGTCACGGCGGAGTCGTGTACGGGCGGGCTTATCGCTCACCGTATCACGAATGTGGCGGGTGCGTCCGAGTGCTTTCTTGGCGGCATTGTCGCCTATTCCAATGCCTTGAAGATGGCCCTGCTGGGCGTTTCGCCGGGAACCCTGGCGGGCGTGGGAGCGGTAAGCGAGGAAGTAGCTCGGGAGATGGCCGAAGGCGCGCGCGACCGCTACCGCGCCGATGTTTCACTCGCCGTGACGGGTATAGCAGGCCCGGGCGGCGGAAGCCCCGGGAAACCCGTGGGCCTGGTCTATATTGCGGTTGCCTGGCCAGGCGGATGCGACGTTGTCCGGGCGAAGTTCACAGGGAAGCGCAGCGACATTAAGCAGCAAACGGCCGATACGGCCTTGAACATATTATGGGAGCGAATTCAGTGA